A region of Catharus ustulatus isolate bCatUst1 chromosome 9, bCatUst1.pri.v2, whole genome shotgun sequence DNA encodes the following proteins:
- the RGS5 gene encoding regulator of G-protein signaling 5, protein MCKGLAALPHTCLERAKEIKTKLGTLLQKPDSTIDFIIPYPEKPEKPPKAQKPSPEEALQWRDSLEKLLQNPYGLASFRSFLRSEFSEENAEFWVACEDYKKTKSPVKMAEKAKKIYEEFIQTEAPKEVNIDHFTKAVTMKNLVEPSPTTFDMAQKRIFALMEKDSLPRFVRSEFYHELIK, encoded by the exons ATGTGCAAGGGATTAGCGGCGCTGCCCCACACGTGCCTGGAGAG ggccaAGGAGATCAAGACCAAGCTGGGCACGCTGCTCCAGAAGCCTGACTCGACCATTGACTTCATCATCCCCTACCCCGAGAAGCCGGAGAAGCCACCCAAGGCCCAGAA GCCATCTCCAGAGGAGGCTCTGCAGTGGCGCGATTCCTTGGAGAAGCTCCTGCAAAACCCCT ATGGGCTCGCCAGCTTCCGCAGCTTCCTGCGCTCCGAGTTCAGCGAGGAGAACGCCGAGTTCTGGGTGGCCTGTGAGGACTACAAGAAAACCAAGTCCCCTGTGAAGATGGCAGAGAAGGCCAAAAAGATCTATGAGGAGTTCATCCAGACTGAGGCACCCAAAGAG GTGAACATCGACCACTTCACCAAGGCTGTGACCATGAAGAACCTGGTGGAGCCATCACCAACCACCTTTGACATGGCCCAGAAGAGGATCTTTGCCCTGATGGAAAAAGACTCCCTGCCCAGATTTGTGCGGTCGGAGTTTTATCACGAGTTAATCAAGTag
- the HTATIP2 gene encoding oxidoreductase HTATIP2 has translation MAATGGGGRSCFVLGGSGETGRALLKELLAQRAFGRVTLIGRRRLSLGEAEAAVEQAVVDFERLGEHAAAFQGHDVGFCCLGTTRAKAGADGFVRVDRDYVAQAAELARAGGCKHFVLQSSRGANAQSRFLYLRVKGEVENLVQAVGFDRCTILRPAVLLCKRQESRPMEWIAQQFLGAVARVFPTAYSVPVETVARAMVACGLQPGEGKVKVLENGAIHELGKAVPQQGT, from the exons ATGGCGGCgacgggcggcggcggccggagcTGCTTCGTGCTGGGCGGCTCGGGAGAGACGGGCCGGGCgctgctgaaggagctgctggcccagcgCGCCTTCGGCCGCGTCACGCTGATCGGGCGGCGCCGGCTGAGCCTGGGCGAGGCGGAGGCGGCCGTG GAGCAGGCCGTGGTGGACTTCGAGCGGCTGGGCGAGCACGCCGCTGCCTTCCAGGGACACGACGTGGGCTTCTGCTGCCTGGGCACCACCAGGGCCAAGGCTGGCGCC GACGGTTTTGTCCGTGTGGATCGGGATTatgtggcacaggcagcagagctggcgcGGGCAGGGGGCTGCAAACACTTTGTCCTGCAGTCCTCCCGGGGGGCCAATGCACAGAGCCGCTTTCTCTACCTCCGTGTGAAG GGAGAAGTGGAAAACCTGGTCCAGGCTGTTGGTTTTGATCGCTGCACCATTCTCCGGCCAGC ggtgctgctgtgCAAGCGCCAGGAGTCGCGGCCCATGGAGTGGATAGCCCAGCAGTTCCTGGGCGCTGTGGCTCGGGTGTTCCCCACTGCTTACTCAGTGCCTGTGGAAACGGTGGCCAGGGCTATGGTGGCCTGTGGGCTGCAGCCAGGCGAGGGCAAGGTGAAGGTGCTGGAGAACGGGGCCATCCACgagctgggaaaggcagtgccacagcagggcACGTAG
- the LOC117000384 gene encoding 1-phosphatidylinositol phosphodiesterase-like, whose amino-acid sequence MAAVGISRVVFQPGVSVKCAPWPRAEDESQVHVPFARQDARHACPGLMAGIPLHLPLCRRHPRPRCPAGSAPQPQENPGLRGPSRCRGARSPGGMDTWTRRGAAFDCVPQPAACCPDWMAELPDALPLSRLSIPGTHDSLSLFGGRRLRCQSWGLEAQLAAGIRFLDVRCKLWRGELRIYHLCTFQRASLRGVLRRTLRFLRAHPGEAVLMRIKEELPIFSRPGFAAQLQRCLLEEGQGCVWCREEVPTLGQVRGKIVVLEALAREVLGIPYEQLSISDAWNVLSLERKWARVRRHLEKAAGGDPSTMFLTFCSGNGLFTCPEQVARFVNPRCCQHLRRRAGQPVRWGVVIMDFPGSGLLRLIVASNGHGTAAPGTARLPWRHPRGRGHRRRGQHSSARRPSARTLLPAPRLCRATSAPGGQKRLSRARRAAGSLRVTAV is encoded by the exons ATGGCTGCTGTGGGGATCAGCCGGGTGGTTTTCCAGCCCGGTGTGTCTGTCAAGTGCGCTCCCTGGCCGAGGGCTGAGGATGAATCCCAGGTGCACGTGCCGTTTGCGAGGCAGGACGCGCGTCATGCCTGTCCCGGGTTAATGGCTGGCATCCCGCTCCACCTGCCACTGTgccgccggcacccacggccGCGCTGCCCAGCCGGCTCTGCTCCGCAGCCACAGGAAAACCCAG GGCTCCGGGGGCCCAGCCGCTGCCGGGGTGCCCGCTCGCCCGGTGGCATGGACACATGGACCCGGCGCGGCGCTGCCTTCGACTGCGTGCCGCAGCCGGCAGCCTGCTGCCCTGACTGGATGGCGGAGCTGCCCGACGCCCTGCCCCTCTCCCGTCTCTCCATCCCGGGCACCCACGACTCCCTCAGCCTGTTCGGCGGCCGGCGCCTGCGGTGCCAGAGCTGGGGCCTGGAGGCGCAGCTGGCGGCAGGTATCCGCTTCCTGGACGTGCGCTGCAAGCTGTGGCGGGGCGAGCTCCGCATCTACCACCTGTGCACCTTCCAGCGGGCCAGCCTGCGCGGCGTCCTGCGCCGCACCCTGCGCTTCCTCCGCGCCCACCCCGGCGAGGCCGTGCTGATGCGCATCAAGGAGGAGCTGCCCATCTTCTCCCGGCCCGGCTTCGCTGCCCAGCTGCAGCGCTGCCTGCTGGAAGAGGGCCAGGGCTGCGTGTGGTGCCGGGAGGAGGTGCCCACGCTGGGCCAGGTGCGCGGGAAGATCGTGGTGCTGGAGGCGCTGGCGCGGGAGGTGCTGGGCATCCCCTACGAGCAGCTGAGCATCAGCGACGCCTGGAACGTGCTCTCGCTGGAGCGCAAGTGGGCCCGGGTGAGGCGGCACCTGGAGAAGGCAGCCGGCGGAGACCCCAGCACCATGTTCCTCACCTTCTGCTCCGGCAATGGGCTCTTCACGTGCCCCGAGCAGGTGGCCCGCTTTGTGAACCCccgctgctgccagcacctgcggcgccgggccgggcagcCCGTGCGCTGGGGGGTGGTCATCATGGACTTCCCCGGCTCGGGCCTCCTTCGCCTCATCGTGGCGAGCAATGGACACGGCACGGCGGCCCCCGGCACCGCCAGGCTCCCGTGGCGGCACCCCCGCGGCAGAGGGCACAGACGGCGcggccagcacagctctgcgCGCCGTCCCTCGGCAAGGACACTGCTCCCGGCCCCGCGCCTCTGCCGAGCCACCTCAGCGCCCGGCGGGCAAAAGCGGCTTTCTAGGGCTCGCAGAGCAGCGGGGAGCCTTCGTGTGACAGCGGTGTGA